Within Mastacembelus armatus unplaced genomic scaffold, fMasArm1.2, whole genome shotgun sequence, the genomic segment agggaaacaccctttatcatgggaggggcccttaattattaactttatatcaaattatagatcttatcagcaaaagggaCCAGTATATTACTACTAACCTCTCCCTGTTTGGCTTGAAAAGTGAATGAGACAGTGGTCTTTATTGAGTAACCTAGTCAAAACGAGCTTCagtttgcatttctgtttttgtgtcctgTTGTGTTAGTTATTATGGGACTGCAGGTTAAATTACAATACAACAATATTTTTAATTCCTGTACTTGGGATTTTTATAGTCATTAAAGTTGAGGACAGCTTATTTTTCCTTATTTCTCTCAATCTCCTGTTTCCCTCCCCTTTCCTATTTTGTCTCTTTCATCCCTTTTCTCTGAATTGGCTTCCCTTAATGGTGGGCACTGAGCAGTGCAACCCCACCCCCCCCAGCAACTGTCCATCCTTGTCCCCCTCTCACTGTGACTGAGGAAGAACACAACCTGTACAGCGCTAGCGGTGTTCTGTCTTTCATCCAGTCCACTACACGTCGGGCCTACCAGCAGGTCCTGGAGGTGTTGGATGAGAACCCTCGCAGGTGACCTTCCAATCATCTAGTCATTtatgagggggggggggggattggCTTACTAGATCTTGGTCACAGAGGGCAATCCAGACTGCATtagtcatctttttttcttgagTGTTAAATTTTCTGATTTCTGCTCTTAAGCATCCTGTGTTTGGGGAAAATTGAGGGTTTTCACATTGACTCAATGGTATTTCTGAAGTGCTGTTAGGCCCTTAGTTTCCTTGGAAGCTTTCTTCTTTCTGACCATTTTttaacagacttttttttttttaactttgagtAACAAAATTAATACAGCATGTCTTAGTCAAAGAAAAGCTGTGCTGTAATGCGTCTTTCTGATCTGTGACTTTGGTTCAGGCTGTGACTTCTGGAGATAATCCAGATTAACCATCACTGTGAGGACTAACATGTAACATTGTTGTCCAAGAGCTTTCACGTTTAATTTAGAGTTAATGCTTGAGAAAACTTAATTTTCCCTGTAAGGACATTTGTTTGTCAATCCATCATTAGAAAAGACAGAGATAGTGAGAATGAGAAAGGGGCCCATATTAAGTGAACTAGCAGCAAGCATGTATTCTGCTCCAAATGGCACAGGTGATCATGGCTCAACAGAGGCTttgaacaaacaaaactaaGCAATAAAGTTTGCACAGAGAATATGAGCTCCTTATTAAgcaaaatgaacatttaaatattcattagaTTTGTTTAAACATTGTTGGGCCTTTTGAAACTCTGAACTTTTGAATATTTGCCTTCCTGTGGACTGCATCTGGTGAAAGCATTTCGCCGAAGAACAGTTTCTGAAAACCAAAGCTGTAGACCTTTTGTGACTGGTTTTGgaaagataataaataaaaggcattttaaaggacttgtgtttttaaaaaaaaaagaaaaaaaagtgagaaacatTAACCTGAGGGTTACAAGGACAACATAGAGTGTAGCTGTGCAAAGGACATGCAAGTTGTGTCGGCATGTATAAAGTACTCTACcatgtctgtttctctcccttatTTTTCCTTCTCCCACCCCAATGTTTTTTCCCACCCCCTGCATGAATCCAGGTAATTTCACCTGGCAATAAATCTTCACCATgctcctttttccttttcctcatccTTTTTTACATTAGTCTCATTTCAGGTCATGATGTAGGATTAGAAAAACATATTCTTAAAATGATTGCACAGTATATCCAAAATGTGCTATCTAAAccctctgttgttgctgttctcttttcAAGGCTTGCATTATCAACATATGAAGCCACACTGGATGGGGGTCCTGATGACATGACTGTGATTGATGCAACGGCACTTCGACGTCACGTTAGTGCTTAATAAATACATTATCTCCATCTTGTAAGTTAATTGTGGAACCACTATGATGGTGaattcatgatttttttttttttatctgtagcTTATTAAGTTGAACCGGAGACTCCAACATTTGGAGGAGGAGAACAAGGAGCGAGCAAAGAGGGAGATGATTCTGTACTCAGTCACTGTAGCTTTCTGGCTCATCAACACCTTGGTGTGGTTGCGACGTTAGAGCCGGTCTGTGACGGGACATGAGAACGTACTATTTCTTATTGTAtgtcaaataatagctactTGCTGCACTCAGTCCTATCTGCTCAGTCCCCGGTCAGACTGTGTTGCCACATGGgtcgcacacacacagagctcatgttttgtttttgtttatttaatacatgtacagttttttttttactcttctctCTAGCTGCCTacattttctcatgttttatttttattccagaTATACCTTGATGATGAGCATGATTTGTAAATATGTGTTCGTGTCACTCAGAGCTTTGGAAAGAACTCATCCAGAGCTAGCAGAGTAGCATAGTTCACCAAAAATGTAACATGTTGAATATTTATTGCAGAGAGAGTAATGTGTGACTTGGAACTGGGAAATGTAAGAGAATTTAATAAAACCACACACGTGGTATCATGTGTTGTCCTGTATTTTTATTGAAGCATCAAGTGAAATGCACACATCACTGtcattttgctgttattttaagaCAGCAAATTTCTCTCAATTTCACATGATGTTATCAGAAATGtaacttttacttttcttttttcagttattgacactgttatatttttaatcatttctgcCTCATGctaattatttgaataaatgaatattacCCTAGGTtggtattttttcttttgatttacTGAAAACTGACAGTGAGTGGCACTAGTGTACATCTGTTggacatttatatatttatgatatAGTTGTTCATCTTTGTGTTGCCCCTTAAgggaaaaagtaaaacataaaatggaTAAAAGGTctaaataattttattacagACCATCTGTTTTCACTACTTCTAACAgctaattattcatttttaaatgaaagctgTGGCCTTCTTTGGCAGTTATTGGCCTCACACAGCCAATGCCCTGCCATGCCCTACGAGCGTGTAGTTTAATTTTTGAAAGAATCATTCCAGCTCCTCAATAAGTTGGTGCTGTGGAGTTGAGTTTTGGCTTGTTCTGGACCTTCCCAGGGGTTTAAATATCAGTGGCTCATGGGCATCCCAATCATCTGGGTGCACCAATGATGGAGACTTGTTAGAACTTTCAGTGAGCAATGCAGGACTCAAAGTGGGGATGGTCCCACTCTGATTCCCATTTGACTCATCCTTGTCACTGCCTCCTGATATGACCTCTATTTCTGGTTTGAACAATGACCTCTATTTTTGGTCTTCTGTGTCTACATCATCCAGATCAGGCAGGTCATCAATACACAGTGAGTGATATAGTGGAAGGTGAATGGTCTCCAGCTGCTCTGAATCATCAAAGCTCTGTTACCAGTGGTCCAGGACAGTGTGTTGGTGCAACCTCAACTACATCAGGAAGAGCTGCCCTGAGCAGAGGAGGTTGTTTCTTCTCATGCTTCAGTATATTTCCCTGCTCACACTGCACTCTATCTGACTGATTTTGTTGTTCGTTGTACTTTGTCACTTGCTCTCTTTCtatcttctctgctgctgtgctcCCTTCCTCCCCTTTTGGCTGAAAGTCAGCATTCCCTACTTCTTTCCCATCTATCACAGGCTGCTTTGTCTCTGATTGATCCTGGTCGTTTTTCTGTAATTGCTCATTCTGCAACTTTTGACCTGGTTGCTCTGCTTCTAGACACTCAGTGTTTGGCTGATATCCATTGTGCCTCTGTGGGGCTTGATTCTGCAAGAACTCCTCATGGGCACTCAGGCTGTCCCCCACAAACGTATTGATTTTCTCCTCTTGCGATGAAGTCAAAATCTCGGTGCTGTTTCCCTGACAGTGAGTGGTGGAAATCCCATTCTCGCCTGAAACGAAACAGACAACACTTTTTAAGTAGCCCAGTATGCAAATACGTAAATACTGGGAACCACTGCTGCTGGTTCAATGACTTTATCTGTCCCTAGTGGTTCATATTATTAGCCAAAAGGTTTTATGGTTAGGGTTACCATGccataaacattaataaatgatccataatattttaaagtgaaatatttccTGCAGAAAAATAATAGAGATAAGCTCACAAGCTGTCTCACTGTTTTCttactgtttacatttgcaGCTAGACTATTGTGAGCCAGTGTTATGTCCAGTCAACAAACTTCAGTTATCAGAATATTGTTCTAGTTGATTTGTTCTGCCTTCTCCCTGCAGAGTGATTATAAAGCTGCTCTCGATCCACATTTACTCTGTGTATTTTCGCAGGAAAGTGAAAAGTGCAAAACTGTGTATACCTTTGTCCTGTAGCTCCTGTAGGTGTCGTCTCTCCTGGGCTTTCTTGCGAATCATTGCCAGGCCGTCCAGGCTGTCCTGAAGGTTCCTCCTCTCCCGTGTCTCCCACTGTTCCCTCTCCTTGCGCTCCGCTTCCAGCCCCCCCAGAGCCCATGCCTCAGCACATGCCATGTCTTTGGGGAACACGGGACGACCATCGAGGAAGGTGAGCTGCTTGAGGCGCACAGTCATGGTCTTCCTGTAGTGAGGGATTTTTTTCACCACCTCATTCCCCATTAGATTTAGCACTCGCAGTTCTGGCATGACTTCAAGCACGCGGATGATCTCAGGGTCATTTAACAGGTTGTGAGACATGTCCAGCACACTGATGGCCCGACACTGACGCAAATGCTCTATGTCTTTCAGGGTTTCCAACTTGTTATGGGCGATCTGCAGAGTGCTCAGGTCAGGAAGGCAGCCGATATTGTCTATGGTGAGTATGTAGTTGTTGGAGACATTCAGTGAGCAGAGCTTTTTCAGAGGTTCAAGGTTTTCCAGCTTGTGTATGAGGTCCTGCTGAAGGAACAAGCAGCGCAAATCAGTCTGGGCATCCAGGTTCTCAATAcgacaaactatctctagctgcagtcctaggaacatgacaatatcacctgtgcctccttgttctccagcgaatctagaacattttgatctccttgatcacagagctctgacagaaacgcttctacaattaaaatctacatcatgctgccttgatattttaccaacaaatttttttaaaaatgtttttaacagcttagctccagatgtattgcagattgtcaatagttctcttcagtcagggcagtttccccaggccttaaaaactgctgttataaaacctcttcttaaaaagcctaatctagatgcttcagcagtaagtaactacaggccaatatcaaatcttccatttctgtgaaaaataattgaaaaagtagtttctcaacaaattcacagatttatggtacaaaacaatctttttaatgcacttcagtctggatttcgcacacaccacagcactgagactgcacttattaaaattttaaacgatttacatttgaataatgatgaatccaaaacctctgttttagtactactggatctcagtgctgcatttgacacagtcgatcatgatgtgctgcttcatagactagaagcttgggtgggagttactggctcagtgttaaattggctaaaatcttacttacaagatagagactattttgtctcacttggtaactatgagtctgagcgaacaaaactgaaatgtggggttcctcaggggtctattcttggtcctctcttattcaatatctacatgctgccccttgctcagattatggaatactacaacgttgactaccatacctatgcagatgacacccaactttatatatcagtatcatctcatgattatagtcctctaatttcattatgtgagtgtattaatcaagtcaaagaatggatgtgccagaattttctccagctcaatacagacaagacagaagtgattgtttttggccccaaaaatgaaaggtcaaaggtcattgctcaccttgactccatgtcattgaaagctacaaatcaagccagaaaccttggggtaatcattgactcagacctgaattttaacaaccacataaaatccatcactaaatcttcctattaccacctgaaaaacattgctagaataaaaggttttctttctacacaagatgcagaaaaacatgttcacgcatttatcttcagtaggttagattattgtaatggcttgttcacaggtcttagcaaagagtcaatcaggcagctgcagctaatccagaatgctgctgccagagtccttacaaacaccaagaaactggaccatatcacatcagttctcagatcactacactggcttcccgttagtcaaaggatagattttaaaattttattgctagtttataaagcactaaatggttgtggaccaaaatatatccaagatatattagttccctatgaggtttccagacccctcaggtcatctgggacaggtctattgtgtgttcccagaaccagaaccaaacaaagtaaagcagcatttagttactattctcctcacttgtggaacaaacttcctgaacacctgaggtctgctcaaactgtcagctcattcaaatctggactgaaaactctgttgtttactgctgcctttgaataattgttatctttgttttcttaatgtgcttttatgttttattttaatttactttaattgatttaaatttattttatgttaaatgtctttatttttaaatgctcttttcaatgcttttaatgtaattatatgccttgtaaagcactttgaattgcgtagtgtattaaaggtgctatacaaataaatttgcctttgcctttgcctttagaaccttggagttatttttgaccaggacatgtcctttaactctcacataaaacaaatctctagaactgcattctttcacctgcgcaacatttccaaaattaggaacatcctgtctcaaaattatgcagaaaaactagtccatgcatttgttacctcaaggctagattactgcaACTCcttactatctggatgtcccaatatctccataaaaagtgTCACggggtgtgggtggtgtggtgtgaaggaggagaggtgaggacccaaatgcaggacaactgaGGCGCTTATTCTTTCCTGGGATTTCCAGGGCAAACACAAAACCTTAAACCAGGAAACCGGATGAGACGGTAAACTCGAGAGAGACCGGGTGAAACGgtcaaatacagaaaacacacttcaTCATTATTAATGATCCGGCGTCgaacaaaggaagacgggaggtataaatagggaggaacacaacaggtgattaaactcaggtgaacataacggggacaggtgaagctcatgaacacaaattacacaaaaagcTGCCAGAGGCCagaacggggggggggggacaggaagtcattacaaaataaaggccctctgacaggaagtccccagagggactcatgacaaaaagcctccaattaatccagaatgccgcagccagagtcctgacaggaactagcaagagagatcatatttctccgatattggcttctcttcattggctccctgtaaaatatagaatagaatttaaaatccttcttctcacatacaaatcccttcataatcaagctccttcataccttaaagacctcatagtaccatattatcccaatagaccactccGCTCTCAgtgtgcaggtctacttgtggttcccagagtttccaaaagcagactgggaggcagagcctttagttatcaagctcctctcctgtggaaccagctctcagcctgggttcaggaggcagacactctctgtacttttaaggctagacttaaaaccttcctctttgacaaagcatatagttagggctggtttcaggcaaccctgaaccatcccttagttatgctgctataggcatagactgcccgaggaccatcggtgcactgagctcccctaccctacccccccccccccccttccccttcccctcccctctcttctctcctcccacctcatgtatattccaccattgaatgtcactaaccttgtgctctctctctcccctagtttgtgctctctcccctctctctctctctctctgtgccttctgcaggtgtccctggacctggagctgtatatcgctgatgtgcagttactggtcccaccaacctgcagtgtctatttgttgtttattgttgctgttcttttctctctgctctatccactcaccccaaccggtcgaggcagatggccgcccaaactgagcccggttctgctggaggttttttcttccgttaaagggagttttttcctctccactgtcgccaagtgcttgctcataagggaattgttgggtttttagttttagtttttgtaaagtgccttgaaatgatttgtattgtgatttggtgctatacaaataaaattgaattgaattgaatagaacagcagaggccctgggtgtcctagttactgatagcagcattgatgctagtcAGGATATTTGGTCCGGGAGCAGGTGCTGGGGGTCTgacaggggtgctctgaggaaagacaggtgtttgctggggggatgaGTTGACTGGCGTTGACGATAATACCcgtgaccttgccaggttaggggtccgaggcaccattttaattcctgatttcaccaaggtttccaaatgatttggaaatcccattggtgaagccggGCATGGGATGGTCAGTGATGAGACTGCAGAGGATGCGGATGCATCTGGGGGGTccagggcagtggagggggaaccattgaaggtgctgttgaggggggatccttggctgatgaggggtccgttgctggtttggtgtgagtgtttacttcactcctctcttctctcagaggatCCTTTAGCTGTTCAGACGGCCATCCAGACCCAGTGTGGtgtctcagagagtggaggaggttatccgttaaccgtctcactccactcctgctcaaatacgggccctttcccttgaacaggtcgtcgcgttgccaaaacaggttgaagttatcaatgaagtgcactcctcttatctcacaggccttggacagccatgtgttcaatgcaagcagccggctgaatttattaatcctcctgtcgatgtttgggagaggtccactgacaaatgactggattttcagtttgtcaagtttctccaataatttagagaagtcctgttttaaaacctcagattctccctttctggtgtccactgcacccacatgcaggatcagctgtttgactccatggtgttttgagatgacctgggggaggagagctgctatatcagtgaccatggcacttgggtagctgcatgtaatagttctgctgttgtttatgtcactgatagcaccGTCTCCAAGCAgaaggatatctctgtccttcacatttgtcacagattctttgtctctgtttctctgactggcTCCGTGGCTCCggtttttaaagttattgcttttttggttttcaggcacagcagacatttcttgttcaataagatttagttcagacagtggttgaaacctgttactgagctgtatgtttgttgatgctacatgtggtcctggggtgccaccattcttctttctaattctgtgatgatttggcttggcaccaagtttatcccaggtggcttcattttgatcaattcccactCTTGAAggttttgggaaagacactgtatcgtCCAGGTTCAGGGTAGCGTTTTGGTCAACATAACACTTATTACTGATAGTAGGTTTTGGcttcttaccactgggtctgaacagaagCGTGTCTTGAAGTCCtctttcagattccagagcaagaatcttcatttgtaacacattGATTTTCTGAAGATATATCcggcagttttggcacaatgtgttttcttttccagacgtGTTGAAATATTCATGTTGAAAACAATCCATGGCTGTAGTCCCTCAATAGGTCAGATTaagtgttaaaaagaaaaataaaatcctcactaaaattccagaTGCTgttaaaaaaggggtaaaaaggtgtatcataaaa encodes:
- the LOC113137766 gene encoding mitochondrial fission factor homolog A-like, with amino-acid sequence WWALSSATPPPPATVHPCPPLTVTEEEHNLYSASGVLSFIQSTTRRAYQQVLEVLDENPRRLALSTYEATLDGGPDDMTVIDATALRRHLIKLNRRLQHLEEENKERAKREMILYSVTVAFWLINTLVWLRR